In Citrus sinensis cultivar Valencia sweet orange chromosome 4, DVS_A1.0, whole genome shotgun sequence, one DNA window encodes the following:
- the LOC107177876 gene encoding uncharacterized protein LOC107177876, translating to MMICWRIWIHRNDIIWNNKIGSVQQVLNSAGQLLYQWQVAKKQVYYVDDDVHRLAHGAVSWERPKFGWVKCNVDAAVFESHRRIGFGCVLRNSDGCFLAARCAGRFGIFRAREAEALGIREALSWLKELQLPCVIVEMDCLQVFQALTEGFSGSNGFGLIIEECRELAMAIGEVKFSFVRRSANFAAHVVARAGSSMLDSRVWSLAPPFWQINSTPTSINHCARPSGLPIIAPLRLTTKYQRHATIASHPSLTKLWQSCMMLLN from the exons ATGATGATTTGTTGGCGAATTTGGATTCATCGAAATGACATAATCTGGAACAACAAAATTGGCTCTGTCCAGCAGGTTTTAAATTCTGCTGGGCAGCTTCTCTATCAATGGCAAGTAGCTAAGAAGCAAGTGTActatgttgatgatgatgtgcATAGGCTGGCTCATGGGGCAGTGAGCTGGGAAAGGCCTAAGTTTGGCTGGGTGAAGTGCAATGTAGATGCAGCTGTTTTTGAATCACATAGAAGAATTGGGTTTGGTTGTGTTCTTCGTAACTCAGATGGCTGTTTCTTGGCAGCGAGGTGTGCTGGCAGATTTGGAATTTTTAGAGCAAGGGAGGCTGAAGCTCTTGGTATTCGGGAGGCTCTTAGCTGGCTAAAGGAATTGCAGCTTCCATGTGTTATTGTTGAGATGGACTGCCTTCAAGTTTTTCAAGCTTTGACTGAGGGCTTTTCAGGCTCTAATGGCTTTGGTCTCATCATTGAGGAGTGTCGGGAGTTAGCTATGGCTATAGGAGAAGTGAAATTCTCGTTTGTTCGTCGATCTGCGAATTTTGCTGCTCACGTTGTTGCGAGGGCAGGAAGTTCTATGTTGGATTCTAGAGTGTGGAGCTTAGCTCCACCTTTTTG GCAGATCAACTCAACCCCAACATCCATCAACCACTGCGCCAGGCCTTCAGGCTTGCCAATAATCGCTCCACTGCGCCTCACCACCAAGTACCAGCGCCATGCCACCATCGCCAGCCATCCGTCGTTGACCAAGCTATGGCAATCTTGCATGATGctattaaattaa